A single genomic interval of Novosphingobium ginsenosidimutans harbors:
- a CDS encoding polysaccharide deacetylase family protein, translating to MALHGPLKTSIATAWMAGARLLRVRPALTILYYHAVPDHLRDGFARQMDILAAETDVVFADFEGDVGGDRPMVAITFDDAFTSVARNAVPILAERRLPATVFAPSGWLGQKAGWAMESLHDQAETVMSADQLRAIQSPLLRIGSHSIDHVQMAAVGPEEAARQAAVSRSALEEVCGQKVDEFAFPYGSLNDAAVQAVHGAGYRRAYSVMPERIGSGHAAILRGRTAVEPSDTERLFRLKMHGAFCWMPLASRLKHALRA from the coding sequence GTGGCGCTGCACGGCCCTCTGAAGACATCGATCGCCACGGCCTGGATGGCGGGAGCGCGCCTGTTAAGAGTCCGCCCGGCGCTGACCATCCTCTATTATCATGCCGTGCCTGATCATCTGCGGGATGGTTTTGCCCGGCAAATGGATATCCTGGCGGCTGAGACGGACGTTGTCTTCGCTGATTTCGAAGGTGACGTGGGCGGCGATCGCCCCATGGTCGCAATCACGTTCGACGATGCATTCACTTCGGTTGCCCGCAATGCAGTTCCAATCCTGGCGGAGCGAAGGCTGCCCGCGACAGTCTTTGCTCCCAGCGGTTGGCTTGGCCAAAAGGCCGGTTGGGCAATGGAATCGCTGCACGACCAGGCCGAAACCGTGATGTCGGCGGATCAACTCCGAGCGATCCAGTCACCCTTGCTGCGGATCGGGTCGCATTCGATCGATCATGTCCAGATGGCAGCAGTTGGGCCCGAGGAGGCTGCCCGGCAGGCGGCAGTGTCGCGATCCGCGTTGGAAGAGGTCTGCGGGCAAAAGGTCGACGAATTTGCGTTTCCCTATGGCAGCCTCAACGATGCGGCGGTTCAGGCTGTGCACGGCGCGGGCTATCGCCGGGCCTATTCGGTCATGCCCGAACGGATCGGCAGCGGCCACGCTGCAATTCTCCGGGGCCGTACGGCGGTTGAACCATCCGACACCGAACGCTTGTTCAGATTGAAGATGCACGGCGCGTTTTGCTGGATGCCACTCGCCAGCCGGCTAAAGCACGCCCTGCGCGCGTAG
- a CDS encoding acyltransferase family protein gives MRTFADLPAGRDNHFNLIRLLAAAAVLVSHSFPLTRGMGSEEPLERLTGQSLGAAAVYIFFGISGYMITRSFDRRTDLWSFAAARIARIFPGLLVVLAITAFILGPIAAVVDWRTFFADPRVWTYVPRNLSLRFLQFDLPYVFTANIYPGAINGSLWTLFWEVACYAMVVVLGLLGALRGKCLLGFLAIYLAVCVAITVTDEPGSWIRLSFPFVTGMAIYLLRDRIPASGPALVLVCAGALALYLTPLWPLAYGFALAYLALLLGHAKANWLLGYNRLGDYSYGTYIYAFPAQQTVAWLVPGITVLEMIALTLPATLVLAVLSWHLIENPALERRERLAGLIRSLLPARLVKRS, from the coding sequence TTGAGGACTTTTGCTGACCTGCCTGCAGGGCGGGACAATCATTTCAACCTGATCCGCCTGCTGGCCGCCGCGGCGGTGCTCGTATCCCACAGCTTTCCCCTGACCCGCGGCATGGGCAGCGAGGAGCCGCTCGAAAGACTGACCGGGCAGTCGCTTGGTGCGGCGGCAGTCTATATCTTCTTTGGCATATCGGGCTACATGATCACGCGCAGTTTTGACCGCCGCACCGATCTGTGGAGCTTTGCCGCGGCGCGGATTGCACGGATTTTCCCGGGTCTGCTGGTGGTTCTGGCGATCACCGCCTTCATCCTTGGTCCGATTGCGGCAGTGGTGGACTGGCGGACTTTCTTCGCTGATCCGCGAGTCTGGACCTATGTGCCCCGCAACCTCAGCCTGCGGTTCCTGCAGTTCGATCTGCCCTATGTGTTCACCGCCAACATTTACCCTGGCGCAATCAACGGCTCGCTCTGGACGCTGTTCTGGGAAGTCGCCTGCTATGCGATGGTCGTGGTGCTAGGACTGCTTGGAGCCCTGCGTGGCAAGTGTTTGCTGGGATTCCTGGCGATTTATCTGGCAGTTTGCGTGGCCATTACCGTCACTGATGAACCGGGGAGCTGGATACGCCTGTCTTTCCCCTTTGTAACTGGCATGGCGATCTACCTGCTGCGCGACCGGATTCCAGCCAGTGGGCCTGCGCTGGTGCTAGTCTGTGCAGGGGCCTTGGCACTTTACCTCACGCCGCTGTGGCCGCTGGCCTACGGTTTCGCGCTTGCCTATCTGGCGTTGCTACTGGGCCATGCCAAGGCCAACTGGCTGCTGGGCTATAACCGCCTGGGTGACTACAGCTATGGTACCTATATCTATGCCTTTCCGGCGCAGCAGACCGTCGCCTGGCTTGTTCCCGGCATTACCGTACTCGAGATGATAGCGCTGACCCTGCCAGCCACGCTCGTCCTGGCTGTCCTTTCCTGGCACCTGATCGAGAACCCCGCGCTGGAGCGGCGGGAACGCCTGGCAGGGCTGATCCGGTCGCTTCTGCCGGCGCGCCTGGTCAAGCGGAGCTAA
- a CDS encoding XrtV sorting system accessory protein, producing the protein MESIFDWITVLVFCGLAVLYLQRSAAPEPTDKVWHYLPPAMGCMAVNYVGDEGYPIPAVALLVAVLAYIYYVLKPLSRPE; encoded by the coding sequence ATGGAATCGATCTTCGACTGGATCACGGTCCTGGTCTTTTGCGGTTTAGCTGTGCTGTACCTGCAGCGTTCGGCCGCGCCTGAACCGACTGACAAGGTCTGGCACTATCTGCCGCCGGCCATGGGCTGCATGGCCGTGAACTACGTCGGCGATGAAGGCTATCCGATCCCCGCTGTTGCCTTGCTGGTGGCAGTACTGGCCTATATCTATTACGTGCTTAAGCCGCTGTCCCGCCCCGAATAG
- a CDS encoding AAA family ATPase: MSWIRKLFGLGPQNDQAEYDDGQATLVVSAPVAPASNSGGLPRFSGLANEIEDDRGQSRELSAGHRLGRAYPVSQPVSDLRQFAGRRELLTSVIRSIEERRMHVVLYGDRGIGKTSLLHIIALLAKDARYLVRYSSCSASSDLDSTFRAIAEDIPLLYHEKGDPTSAQVESGKTLADLFDASRLTPASLSEVLDGVSGTRLLIILDEFDRTENPDFRREVAELIKNLSDRSSKVQILIGGVAENLSELVRQIPSIRRNLLGIPVGRMSDAELIEILTNGQAISGLLIDKIAQERLIASANGSPYLANLIAHQASSRAIERGGKSVTSADLKDGLAMMAREQMLRLPEAAQQQVEKLLTQVPHDQLRAAVGHALEHFGQVTLNQFPALKPMADGEASGEIPLTFVDDGVPLTIWLRLAELQS, encoded by the coding sequence ATGAGCTGGATTAGAAAGCTTTTCGGGCTTGGCCCACAGAACGACCAGGCGGAGTATGATGACGGACAGGCAACGCTGGTCGTTTCCGCGCCCGTTGCGCCGGCCAGCAATTCCGGAGGATTGCCACGCTTTTCCGGCCTGGCGAACGAGATTGAGGACGATCGCGGCCAGTCCCGCGAGCTTTCGGCCGGTCACCGGCTAGGCCGCGCCTACCCGGTTTCGCAGCCGGTTTCGGACCTGCGGCAATTCGCCGGGCGGCGCGAACTGCTGACCAGCGTGATCCGTTCGATCGAAGAACGGCGAATGCACGTGGTGCTCTATGGTGATCGCGGGATCGGCAAGACCTCCCTGCTGCATATCATAGCCTTGCTGGCCAAGGATGCCCGCTATCTGGTGCGCTATTCCTCGTGCAGTGCCTCCAGTGACCTCGACAGTACCTTTCGTGCGATCGCCGAGGACATTCCGCTGCTTTACCATGAAAAGGGTGATCCGACCTCGGCCCAGGTCGAATCCGGCAAGACCCTGGCCGATCTGTTTGATGCGAGCCGGCTGACGCCTGCCTCGCTCAGCGAGGTCCTCGATGGCGTATCCGGCACGCGGCTTCTGATCATTCTCGACGAGTTCGACCGGACCGAGAACCCGGATTTCCGCCGTGAAGTGGCCGAACTGATCAAGAACCTGTCCGATCGCAGTTCCAAGGTCCAGATCCTGATCGGCGGCGTTGCTGAAAACCTTAGCGAGCTGGTCCGCCAGATCCCGTCGATCCGCCGCAACCTGCTGGGCATCCCGGTTGGCCGGATGAGCGATGCCGAACTGATCGAGATCCTTACCAATGGGCAGGCAATCAGCGGCCTTCTGATCGACAAGATTGCGCAAGAGCGGCTGATCGCCTCGGCCAATGGTTCGCCTTATCTGGCCAATCTGATCGCCCACCAGGCCAGTAGCCGCGCAATCGAGCGCGGCGGCAAGTCAGTGACTTCAGCCGATCTAAAGGACGGACTGGCGATGATGGCGCGCGAACAGATGCTGCGCCTGCCCGAAGCCGCCCAACAGCAGGTTGAGAAGCTTTTGACCCAGGTCCCGCATGATCAGCTGCGCGCCGCCGTTGGTCATGCCCTGGAACATTTCGGGCAAGTTACGCTGAACCAGTTCCCGGCTTTGAAGCCGATGGCCGATGGGGAGGCCAGCGGCGAGATCCCGCTGACCTTTGTCGATGACGGCGTTCCGCTGACAATCTGGTTGCGACTGGCCGAACTGCAAAGCTGA
- a CDS encoding PEPxxWA-CTERM sorting domain-containing protein has protein sequence MKRTFTLALAAAATFAAASPAQAALTPTGLACNASQVSPTASACVGWYQGQLLGGSPGMRADAKAALALLGFNWSPNILSNTVQILGSLNGNTIDFTAGSGILSGKTIIGIHRGGANNGEQSTAFFRWDNLSPTDKITLNLGGLSSSTLFLTTFSVVPEPATWLLMIAGVGLVGWQLRRRRQTVKVSYA, from the coding sequence ATGAAGCGGACTTTTACCCTTGCACTCGCAGCTGCCGCGACCTTTGCGGCCGCATCGCCGGCTCAGGCCGCGCTCACTCCGACGGGCCTAGCTTGTAATGCCTCGCAGGTTTCGCCGACGGCTTCGGCCTGTGTCGGCTGGTACCAAGGTCAGCTGCTTGGCGGTTCGCCCGGCATGCGGGCTGATGCTAAGGCTGCCCTCGCGTTGCTCGGCTTTAACTGGTCGCCGAATATCCTGTCCAACACTGTGCAGATCCTCGGCAGCCTTAACGGCAACACGATCGACTTTACTGCTGGCAGCGGGATCCTCTCTGGCAAGACCATCATCGGTATCCACCGTGGTGGTGCGAACAATGGCGAGCAGTCGACCGCTTTCTTCCGCTGGGATAACCTTTCGCCGACCGACAAGATCACCCTGAACCTGGGTGGCCTGTCGAGCTCGACGCTCTTCCTCACCACCTTCTCGGTCGTGCCTGAGCCTGCCACCTGGCTGCTCATGATTGCCGGTGTTGGCCTGGTTGGCTGGCAGCTGCGCCGCCGTCGCCAGACGGTCAAGGTCAGCTACGCCTGA
- a CDS encoding exosortase C-terminal domain/associated protein EpsI has product MTLDRRDLLAGLACAGGLGLAEWLRPRTPVVLMPPGGKLTNLVPQQLGPWSQGQEGDIVVPRTEGSLASRLYGDQLARIYYRADQANMPMMLSIAYGSRQSDSLQLHRPEACYPAVGFTVGPPRSLMLDLGVTQVPAVALTATVRDRIEDLVYWTRMGRRFPRNEAEQREMRFANAIEGLVPDGALVRASAIRTNPDMPVFGAVEAFLKALASSLGRDGRKVLLAAEG; this is encoded by the coding sequence ATGACGCTGGACAGGCGTGACCTGCTGGCCGGACTGGCCTGTGCCGGCGGGCTGGGCCTTGCCGAATGGCTGCGGCCGCGCACCCCTGTCGTTCTGATGCCACCGGGCGGCAAGCTTACCAATCTGGTCCCGCAGCAGCTTGGTCCCTGGTCCCAGGGCCAGGAAGGGGACATTGTCGTCCCCCGAACCGAAGGCAGCCTGGCTTCGCGTCTCTATGGCGATCAGCTGGCCCGGATCTATTACCGCGCCGATCAGGCTAACATGCCAATGATGCTGAGCATCGCCTATGGCAGCCGGCAAAGCGATTCCTTGCAATTGCATCGTCCTGAGGCCTGCTACCCGGCGGTCGGCTTCACGGTTGGCCCGCCGCGCAGCCTCATGCTCGACCTTGGCGTGACGCAGGTGCCGGCAGTCGCACTGACGGCAACCGTGCGGGACCGAATTGAGGATCTGGTCTATTGGACCCGCATGGGCCGCCGGTTCCCCCGCAATGAGGCAGAGCAACGCGAGATGCGCTTCGCCAATGCGATCGAGGGGCTGGTGCCCGACGGCGCGCTAGTCCGGGCTTCTGCGATCCGCACTAACCCGGATATGCCGGTATTTGGCGCAGTTGAGGCCTTTCTTAAGGCCCTGGCGAGCTCGCTCGGCCGCGATGGCCGCAAGGTCCTGCTCGCGGCCGAAGGATAA
- the xrtV gene encoding exosortase V, whose amino-acid sequence MTSDAISRTKLVIPAWWPLLLGLLVLAVPTIASLSSSAWSTDTGAHGPIVLATGLWLLYHDGLRPPPPGATAHWRPALPVFVVGLLSYAFGRAYDFISVEGLGLYLVFVGMVIRLAGLAAVRRHLFPLFYLALCLPPPGWLMTELTAPLQVLVSWASEGLAAALGFPIAREGVVLHVAQYQLLVEDACAGLNSLFGLTAISLLYIFLAHRASLRHAGILLLAVIPIAILANIIRVFGLILITYYFGDAAAQGFMHSTTGMVMFVVGLLLIMAFDQVVSRWLLRSPAP is encoded by the coding sequence ATGACTTCTGACGCGATTAGCCGGACGAAGCTTGTCATTCCAGCCTGGTGGCCGCTGCTGCTGGGGCTGCTGGTCTTGGCTGTGCCGACCATCGCCAGCCTCTCTAGCAGCGCCTGGTCGACTGATACCGGTGCCCATGGTCCCATTGTCCTCGCGACCGGTCTTTGGCTGCTTTATCACGACGGGCTGCGCCCACCGCCGCCTGGAGCGACCGCGCACTGGCGGCCGGCGCTGCCAGTCTTTGTGGTCGGCTTGCTGAGCTATGCCTTTGGGCGCGCCTATGACTTCATTAGTGTTGAGGGACTTGGGCTGTATCTGGTCTTTGTTGGCATGGTCATCCGGCTGGCCGGGCTTGCGGCGGTGCGTCGGCACCTGTTTCCGTTGTTCTACCTGGCCTTGTGCCTGCCGCCACCAGGCTGGTTGATGACCGAGCTGACTGCGCCGCTCCAGGTGCTGGTTAGCTGGGCGTCCGAAGGGCTTGCCGCCGCGCTCGGCTTCCCGATTGCAAGAGAAGGGGTGGTCCTGCACGTGGCCCAGTACCAGTTGCTGGTGGAGGATGCTTGCGCTGGGCTCAATTCGCTGTTCGGGCTGACTGCGATCAGCCTGCTCTATATCTTCCTCGCACACCGCGCCTCGCTGCGTCATGCCGGGATCCTGCTTCTGGCGGTAATCCCGATCGCGATCCTGGCGAATATCATCCGCGTCTTCGGATTGATTCTGATTACTTATTATTTTGGTGATGCTGCGGCCCAGGGCTTCATGCATTCGACCACCGGCATGGTCATGTTTGTGGTTGGGCTGTTGCTGATCATGGCCTTCGATCAGGTGGTCAGCCGGTGGCTGCTGCGGAGCCCGGCACCATGA
- a CDS encoding CpsD/CapB family tyrosine-protein kinase yields the protein MADVDYTIAPGALRERPHALADSSAQHSFVLTEHLVAATRPGSIQAESFRGLRSNLLSQHVNRGRRALAICSPAAEAGCSFVSANLAFVMAQAGVNTLLIDGNLRGPSIHQFIASDHYGAGLGECLADDTLPLAGVIKRVQPSLSVLYAGDAGIAAADRLGSSVFRNLISQCLRDYDLTIIDTPPSSLSADARRIAAVTHYALVVTRRDKTFVKDVRVLLDELAADGAEPIGTYLNDF from the coding sequence ATGGCTGACGTCGATTACACGATTGCCCCGGGCGCCTTGCGCGAGCGGCCGCACGCTTTGGCGGATAGTAGCGCCCAGCATTCCTTCGTCCTGACCGAGCACCTGGTGGCAGCAACGCGGCCTGGCTCGATCCAGGCGGAGAGTTTCCGGGGGCTGCGCTCCAACCTGCTCTCTCAACACGTCAATCGTGGCCGCCGGGCCCTGGCCATCTGTTCCCCCGCAGCGGAAGCCGGCTGCAGCTTCGTCTCTGCGAATCTGGCGTTCGTCATGGCTCAGGCTGGCGTCAATACCCTCCTGATCGACGGCAACCTACGCGGACCATCGATCCATCAGTTCATCGCCAGCGATCACTATGGCGCAGGGCTGGGAGAATGTCTGGCCGATGATACCCTGCCATTGGCCGGCGTCATCAAGCGGGTCCAGCCTTCGCTTTCTGTGCTCTATGCCGGCGATGCAGGCATTGCGGCGGCTGACCGCCTCGGCTCGTCCGTGTTCCGCAACCTGATTTCCCAATGCCTGCGGGATTACGACCTAACGATTATCGACACCCCGCCATCCAGCCTTTCGGCCGATGCACGGCGGATCGCGGCGGTTACCCATTATGCCCTGGTGGTCACCCGGCGTGACAAGACCTTCGTCAAGGATGTGCGGGTCCTGCTTGATGAGCTCGCCGCCGATGGGGCAGAGCCGATCGGCACTTATCTGAATGACTTCTGA
- a CDS encoding Wzz/FepE/Etk N-terminal domain-containing protein, translated as MSFEQIFRLLWARRALILIATVLALFAATIAGMVLPPRYQAHARVMLNLVKPDPITGESISSQFARAYVRTQTELIRDYRIAGKVVDILGWASSPDLAEQYANRRSDDVRDFRRWMAQRVIDSTNAELIEGSNILDISYTAPSPQGASAVAEAIRRAYIEQAIAFRREDASRDAEWFRLQSAKIKEELAAAEQRKSAFERANGIVLDDQDIDQDQRRLTALAIAQPAQASGQAISVGANPAAAQIAQLDAAIGTAERTLGPNNPQLLDMKRQREALASTAGSAQVVSAGPSGPSVGAQYNAQLQKVLAQRGKTDEARRLSVEVAVLRDQFQKASMRVAELEQQSQSIESGLTLLGAATAPNKPSFPNWPLIIFGSLGLGLMLGVLAALIAELLARRVRCTADLRFGELPVLGEMAVPARSGGWKLLSFGRKPQTSEVMAHG; from the coding sequence ATGAGTTTCGAACAAATCTTCAGATTGCTCTGGGCGCGCCGGGCACTGATCCTGATAGCCACGGTGCTTGCTCTGTTTGCGGCAACGATCGCAGGCATGGTTCTGCCGCCGCGGTACCAGGCGCATGCCCGTGTCATGCTGAATCTGGTCAAGCCAGACCCGATCACGGGCGAAAGCATCTCCTCCCAGTTTGCGCGCGCCTATGTTCGCACCCAGACCGAGCTGATCCGCGACTATCGCATTGCCGGCAAGGTGGTTGATATCCTTGGCTGGGCCAGTTCGCCCGACCTGGCCGAGCAGTATGCCAACCGCCGTTCGGACGACGTGCGCGATTTCCGCCGGTGGATGGCACAGCGGGTTATTGACAGCACCAATGCCGAACTGATCGAGGGAAGTAACATCCTCGACATTTCCTACACTGCGCCTTCGCCGCAAGGTGCGTCTGCCGTGGCAGAGGCGATCCGGCGGGCCTATATCGAACAGGCAATTGCCTTCCGCCGCGAAGATGCCAGCCGCGATGCCGAATGGTTCAGGCTGCAATCGGCCAAGATCAAGGAAGAGCTTGCCGCCGCCGAGCAGCGCAAGAGCGCCTTTGAACGCGCCAACGGCATCGTGCTTGACGATCAGGATATTGATCAGGACCAACGCCGATTGACCGCGCTGGCAATAGCCCAACCGGCGCAGGCCAGCGGGCAGGCTATCTCGGTTGGTGCAAATCCGGCTGCAGCGCAGATCGCACAACTTGATGCCGCGATTGGCACGGCGGAGCGGACACTGGGCCCCAATAACCCGCAGCTGCTCGACATGAAGCGGCAGCGCGAGGCCCTGGCCAGCACCGCTGGTTCGGCGCAAGTGGTTTCCGCTGGCCCTTCGGGTCCCTCGGTCGGGGCACAATACAACGCCCAGTTGCAAAAGGTTCTGGCCCAGCGCGGCAAGACGGATGAGGCCCGGCGTCTGTCGGTCGAAGTGGCGGTGCTGCGCGACCAGTTCCAGAAGGCCAGCATGCGGGTTGCTGAACTTGAGCAGCAGTCACAGTCGATCGAGAGCGGTCTGACCCTGCTTGGCGCGGCGACTGCACCCAACAAACCTTCGTTCCCGAACTGGCCGTTGATCATTTTTGGTTCGCTCGGGCTCGGCCTGATGCTTGGCGTCCTGGCAGCACTCATCGCCGAACTGCTGGCCCGCCGCGTCCGCTGCACCGCGGATCTGCGATTTGGCGAACTGCCGGTGCTGGGCGAAATGGCCGTGCCGGCACGAAGCGGAGGCTGGAAACTGCTCAGCTTCGGCCGCAAGCCGCAAACCTCTGAGGTAATGGCCCATGGCTGA
- a CDS encoding SLBB domain-containing protein, giving the protein MFSLIAAFLIALSVHAGPAAAQTSAPAPTQVPTQAPTQASVAAPANGGVITLNDGYVMGVGDVVEIAVLGREEFKPRVQIQVDGTVQLPYLHSVMASNLTVIQLRERVAKLLRDGGYYVDPVVSVTVVSYASRYVTVLGEFAVPGLVPVDRAYRVSEILARAGGPRPTASDELVLRRATGEEVILPIELLSRGGPADDPLVQPGDKLYIGAAPNFYIYGQVNAPGAYRTERGMTLRMALARGGGLTERGSTGRLSLFRNGKQIKVGLDSVLQGGDTVVVGERFF; this is encoded by the coding sequence TTGTTTTCCCTGATTGCTGCTTTCCTGATTGCGCTGTCGGTCCATGCCGGTCCTGCTGCCGCACAAACTTCTGCGCCGGCTCCGACCCAGGTTCCGACCCAGGCTCCGACCCAGGCCTCGGTCGCAGCACCGGCGAATGGCGGCGTGATCACCCTGAATGACGGCTATGTCATGGGGGTTGGCGACGTGGTGGAGATTGCGGTGCTGGGCCGCGAAGAATTCAAGCCGCGCGTGCAGATCCAGGTCGATGGCACGGTTCAGCTGCCCTATCTCCATTCGGTCATGGCTTCGAATCTGACCGTGATCCAGCTGCGCGAACGCGTAGCCAAGCTGTTGCGTGATGGCGGCTATTACGTCGATCCCGTCGTGAGCGTGACGGTCGTCAGTTATGCCAGCCGCTATGTGACAGTGCTGGGCGAGTTCGCGGTTCCCGGATTGGTGCCGGTTGACCGCGCCTATCGCGTTTCGGAAATCCTGGCGCGCGCCGGCGGTCCGCGTCCGACCGCTAGCGATGAGCTGGTCCTGCGGCGCGCTACCGGCGAAGAGGTGATCCTGCCGATCGAGCTGCTTTCTCGCGGTGGGCCGGCCGATGATCCGCTGGTTCAGCCCGGTGACAAGCTGTACATTGGCGCGGCGCCCAACTTCTACATCTACGGGCAGGTCAATGCGCCGGGAGCCTATCGGACCGAACGCGGTATGACCCTGCGCATGGCCCTGGCCCGGGGTGGCGGCCTGACCGAGCGCGGCTCAACGGGGCGTCTCTCGCTTTTCCGGAATGGTAAGCAAATCAAGGTAGGACTCGATTCCGTGTTGCAGGGCGGCGATACTGTCGTCGTCGGCGAACGCTTCTTCTAG
- a CDS encoding outer membrane beta-barrel protein has product MAICLLSPAGLRAQETPKGNFEEVGLNFDLRHFGNSVRSSEASAAARGLVLADQRLTVGVDIAVNRDIGRNTLRLVANVGYDFYRRNTRLNRERIGIGAETGINVGPCLAEVAARVDRRQSDLDSIALVNLPDEDSVSNTETVQTYRVEGRCGYVYGLRPSLGYVHARGDNSNALRDISDYTSNRVFGGIAYDHPVIGKAKLTYEHEKLKFGNRVATPLAAYSGYQTDEVRLQLSRDIGTLLTADAMLAYTWLKPDNAAAQDFKGTTWRVGGTIKPGTRLQIRAFTERSIQPSLGAEALYSKQLMNEVRASYALSERLSASGGFSLRKRDYEGAQANFGPLLDEDKFRRIFAAMTLRTSRRLDLTLEGGHERRNATGTIFDYSGGYVGLRGRLKL; this is encoded by the coding sequence AACGCCGAAGGGCAATTTCGAGGAGGTCGGGCTCAACTTCGACCTGCGCCACTTTGGCAACTCGGTAAGATCGTCAGAAGCGAGTGCGGCTGCGCGCGGACTGGTTCTTGCAGACCAGCGTCTCACGGTTGGCGTCGATATCGCGGTCAACCGCGATATCGGGCGGAACACGCTTAGATTGGTCGCCAATGTCGGCTATGATTTTTACCGTCGCAACACGCGCCTGAACCGCGAGCGGATCGGGATCGGTGCAGAGACCGGCATAAATGTTGGACCCTGTCTGGCCGAAGTGGCTGCGCGAGTAGACCGCCGTCAAAGCGATCTTGATAGCATTGCCCTGGTCAACCTGCCGGATGAAGACAGCGTCAGCAACACCGAGACTGTCCAGACCTACCGCGTCGAAGGGCGCTGCGGTTACGTCTATGGCCTGCGCCCGTCACTCGGATACGTGCATGCGCGCGGGGACAATTCGAACGCGCTTCGTGATATATCGGACTACACATCAAACCGTGTGTTTGGGGGTATTGCCTATGACCACCCGGTTATCGGCAAGGCCAAGCTGACCTACGAGCACGAGAAGCTCAAATTCGGCAACCGTGTTGCCACGCCGCTGGCCGCATATTCGGGCTACCAGACGGATGAAGTGCGATTGCAGCTGTCCCGCGATATCGGCACGCTGCTGACGGCCGATGCGATGTTGGCCTATACTTGGCTCAAGCCCGACAATGCCGCTGCGCAAGACTTCAAGGGCACAACGTGGCGGGTCGGCGGTACGATCAAGCCAGGCACACGGCTCCAGATCCGGGCTTTCACCGAACGCTCGATCCAGCCGTCACTGGGAGCCGAAGCGCTCTATTCGAAGCAATTGATGAACGAAGTACGGGCCAGCTACGCCTTGTCGGAACGGCTGTCCGCTTCGGGCGGTTTCAGCCTGCGTAAACGCGATTACGAAGGCGCCCAGGCCAATTTTGGTCCGCTTTTGGATGAGGACAAGTTCCGCCGAATTTTCGCCGCGATGACCTTGCGCACCAGCCGCCGGCTCGATCTCACCCTTGAGGGCGGACACGAACGGCGCAACGCGACCGGTACGATCTTTGATTACAGCGGTGGCTATGTCGGCCTGCGTGGCCGGCTCAAGCTCTAG